The Cupriavidus necator DNA window TGAGGACGGGCAAGACGCTCTGGACCGGACAGGCGTCGGCTGCCAACAATCAGTCGGGTAACGCTGGCGGTGGGTTGATCGGCGCGCTGATCGGCACGGCCATTGCACACGCAATCAGCAGCGTGTCGGATGCCGCCTATGGGGTGGCCGGCAGGACTAGCCAGCAACTGCTCTCGGCGGGTACGCCTGGCGGAATCCTGTATGGGCCGCGGTCGCCGAAGTACGGCACGGACTGACTATTATGGCCCTGGTTTGTGAGAGGGCCGGCCTGCCGTAGTTCGCGCGGGCATCCCCCGATGCCCGCCCTCCGTCCCCCCTAAAGTCCTGCCCCTCAGGCGCCGTTAACGCTACCAGGCCCCCGATTTCCCAAACAACACCCAATTCCCCCGCCTTTTCCCATGAATGGGAAGGCTGTCCCGCTTCGATAATCCCTGCTGACGAATAGCGGCCTGCCGCTTCGCACGGAGCATGGATGTCCGAAGAAAGCGACCTCGAGAAAACCGAACCCGCCTCACCCCGGCGCCTGGAAAAGGCGCGCGAGGAGGGGCAGGTAGTGCGTTCGCGCGAGCTCGCCACGTTCGTCATGCTGATCGCCGGCGTGACCGGCCTGTGGACGCTGGGCGGCCATCTGGGCCGCAGCCTGAACCAGGTGATGCAGGGGGCGCTGCGCTTCGAGCCGGCAACGGCGTTCGATACCTCGCGCATGCTGTCGCGCTTTGCCATGATGGTGTGGGACAGCCTGCTGGCCTTCCTGCCGCTGCTGTTCCTGTTCGGCGTTGCGGCGCTGGCGGCGCCGTTGCTGCTGGGGGGCTGGGTGTTCTCGGGCAAGTCCTTCGCGCCGCAGTTCTCGCGCCTGTCGCCGCTGGCGGGGCTGGGCCGGATGTTCTCCGCGCATTCGCTGGTGGAGCTGCTCAAGGCCGTGGCCAAGTCGCTGCTGGTGGGCAGCGTGGGCGCCTGGGTGCTGTGGCGGCGCCTGCCCGAGGCCATCGCGCTGATGAATGCGCCGGTGCAGGAAGCGCTGCTGCACATGGTCGACCTGGTCATGTATTGCTGCCTGGTGGTGTCGCTGTCGCTGCTGGTGGTGGCGGCCATCGACGTGCCGTGGCAGTACTGGGAGTTCTTCAAGAAGCTGCGCATGACCAAGGAAGAGGTCAAGCAGGAATTCAAGGAAAGCGAGGGCGACCCGCATATCAAGGGCCGCATCCGCCAGCAGCAGCGCGCCATGGCGCGCCGCCGCATGATGACCGAGGTGCCCAAGGCCGACGTGGTGGTGACCAACCCCACCCACTTTGCCGTGGCGCTGCGCTATGAGGAGGGGCGCATGGGCGCGCCGCGCGTGGTGGCCAAGGGCACCGGCGATATTGCCGCCCGCATCCGCGAGCTGGCTGCAGAGCACCGCGTGCCGCTGATGTCGGCCCCGCCGCTGGCGCGTGCGCTGCACCGCCACGTGGAGCTGGGCCAGGAAATCCCCGCCGGACTGTATACCGCCGTGGCCGAAGTGCTGGCCTGGGTCTATCAACTGAAGCACTGGCATTACTCGCAGGGCCCGCAGCCGCAGGCACCCGCGGACCTGCCGGTGCCCGATGAACTCGCCGTACCGGAAATGCGCGAATGAACGCTCTGAGCAACCTGTTCAACCTGCCCGGCCTGCGCTCCGCCGGCCAGCTCAAGGCCATGACCGGGCCGCTGCTGATCATCATGATCCTGGGGATGATGATCCTGCCGCTGCCGGCCTTCGTGCTGGACCTGCTGTTCACCTTCAATATCGCGCTGGCGATCATGGTGCTGCTGGTCAGCATGTACACGCAGAAGCCGCTGGACTTTGCCGCCTTCCCGGCGGTGCTGCTGTTCACCACGCTGCTGCGCCTGTCGCTGAACGTGGCCTCCACGCGCGTGGTGCTGCTCGAAGGCCATACCGGCCCGGACGCCGCGGGCAAGGTGGTGGAGGCCTTCGGCCACTTCCTGGTAGGGGGCAACTTCGCGGTCGGCATCGTGGTGTTCGCGATCCTGGTGGTGATCAACTTCATGGTGATCACCAAGGGTGCGGGGCGTATCGCCGAAGTCGGCGCGCGCTTCATGCTGGATTCGATGCCCGGCAAGCAGATGTCGATCGATGCCGACCTGAACGCCGGCCTGATCGACGAGGCCGCCGCCAAGAAGCGCCGCGCCGAAGTGGCGCAGGAATCCGACTTCTACGGCGCGATGGACGGCGCCAGCAAGTTCGTGCGCGGCGATGCCGTGGCGGGCCTGCTGATCATGTTCATCAACGTTGCCGCCGGCATGGTGGTGGGCATGGTGCAGCACGACCTGGACTTCGGCACCGCCGTGCACAACTACACGCTGCTGACCATCGGCGACGGCCTGGTGGCGCAGATCCCGGCGCTGGTGATCTCCACCGCCGCCGGCGTGATCGTGTCGCGCGTGTCGAACGAGCAGGACGTGGGCGAGCAGCTCACCGGCCAGCTCTTTGCCAACCCGCGCGTGCTGTACCTGACCGCGGGCATCATCGGCCTGATGGGCATCATCCCGGGCATGCCGCATTTTGCCTTCCTGCTGCTGGCGGGCGCGCTGGTGTGGATGGGCCGTTATATGTCGCGCCGCGCCGCCACGCAGGAGCAGGTCAAGCAGCGCGAGGAGCGCACCCCGGCGGTGGCGCAGGAATCCACTGAAGCGAGCTGGGACGACGTCACGCTGGTCGACCCGCTCGGCATGGAAGTGGGCTACCGCCTGATCACGCTGGTGGACCGCGCGCAGGACGGCGAGCTGCTGGGCCGCATCAAGAGCATCCGCAAGAAGGTGGCGCAGGAGATCGGTTTCCTGGTGCCGGTGGTGCATATCCGCGACAACCTGGAGCTCAAGCCCAACGCCTACCGCATCACGCTCAAGGGCGTGGAGATCGGCCGCGGCGAAGCCATGCCGGGCCAGTGGATGGCGATCAACCCCGGGCAGGTCAGCGGCACGCTGCCTGGCGCGGCCACGCGCGATCCTGCCTTCGGCCTGCCGGCGGTATGGATCGACGCGGGCATCAAGGAGCAGGCGCAGTCCTACGGCTATACCGTGGTCGATGCCAGCACCGTGGTGGCCACGCACCTGAACCACCTGATCCACATGCACGCCGCCGAGCTGCTAGGCCGCCAGGAAGTGCAGGCGCTGCTGGACCGCATCGCCAAGGACTCGCCCAAGCTGACCGAAGACCTGGTGCCGAAGGCCATTTCGCTGACCGCGCTGCAGAAGATCCTGCAGAACCTGCTGGACGAAGGCGTTCCCATCCGCGACATGCGCACCATCCTGGATGTGGTGGCCGAGCATGCGCCCAAGATCAGCGACCCGAACGAGCTGACCGCGATGGTGCGCGTGGCGCTGGGCCGCGCGATCACGCAGCAGCTGTTCCCGAACAACGCCGACCTGCAGGTGATCGGCCTCGATGCCGGCCTGGAGCGCGTGCTGTCGCAGGCGCTGACCAATGGCGGCGGGATCGAGCCGGGCCTGGCCGATGCGTTGCTGCAGCAGACCCAGGGCGCGGTCACGCGCCAGGAGCAGCTGGGCATGGACCCGGTGCTGCTGGTGCCGTCGCAGCTGCGCCCGCTGATGGCGCGCTTCCTGCGGCGCACCATGCCGCAGCTGAGGGTGCTGTCGCATGCCGAGGTGCCGGACAACCGCAATATCCGCATCACCGCCATGATCGGCGCGTGAGGAGTCATAGATGAGCGTAGCCAAGTTTGTCGCGGCCAACGGCCGCGAAGCCATGCGCCAGGTGCGCGAAGCCATGGGCCCGGACGCCGTGGTGCTGTCCAACCGCACCGTCGAGGGCGGCGTGGAGATCGTCGCCATGCGCGATGCGGATCTGGGCAGCGTGCAGGCCACGGCGCAGGTCTACGTGCCGCCCGCGCCGGTGGCCGAGCCCACCGCCATCGGCGACCTGCGCGGTGAGCTGCAATCGATGCGCGCAATGCTGGAGCGCCAGCTGGCCGGGATCAGCCCTGCCCAAAGCGCGGTTCCAAGCGCGGCAGCGCACGGCGTGGCCGCCAGCGACCCGCTGCGCGAATCCCTGTTTGAATGGATGGTCGGCGCCGGCTTCTCCGGGCAGCTGGCGCGCACGCTGCTGGCGCGGCTGCCGCTGGGCTACGACCGCCCCGCGGCCATGGGCTGGATCCGCACCGAACTGGCCAGCAAGCTGCCGGTGCTGGGCGATGAGGACAGCCTGTTCGCGCAAGGCGGCGTGCTGGCGCTGGTTGGCCCCACCGGCGTAGGCAAGACCACCACCACGGCCAAGCTGGCGGCGCGCTTCGTGCTGCGCCACGGCGCCGACAAGCTGGCGCTGCTGACCACCGACAGCTTCCGTATCGGCGCGCACGAACAGCTGCGCATCTACGGCGACATCCTGGGCGTGCCGGTGCATGCGGTAAAGGATGCCGCCGACCTGCGCTTCGCGCTGGCGGCGATGAAGGACAAGCACCTGGTGATCATCGACACCGTCGGCATGAGCCAGCGCGACCGCAGCCTGTCGGAACAGATCGCGATGCTGGCCGGCGTGCCGGCGCCGGTGCAGCGCGTGCTGCTGCTCAACGGCGCCAGCCACGGCGATACCCTCAATGAAGTGGTGCATGCCTACCGTCATGACGCCGCGCCGGATGGGGGCGGCATCGACGGCTGCATCATCAGCAAGCTGGATGAGGCCACCCACCTGGGCTCGGTGCTGGACGTGGTGATCCGCCACCGCCTGCCGGTGTTCTACGCCTCCACCGGCCAGCGCGTGCCCGAGCACCTTGAGCTGGCCAACAGCACCGCGCTGGTGGAGCGCGCCTTCCTGACGCCGCGCCGCGGTTCGGTATTTGCCGATGCGGACGCCGCACGCCGGCGCAGCGCCGGCACCGATGACGAGGCCCCCGCGCGTGGCGGTGCCGACGAGGTGCTGCGCTCGCTGACCGACAGCGCCGACGCGCTGAGCCAGTGCGTGGCGGAACTCAATGGCGCGGGCCTGGGTCTGGACCTGGCGCGCTCGCTGTGGCAACAGCGCAGCGCCGGCGCCCCGGCCCTGCGCGCGATGTCGCAGCAGGTGCGCGAAGCGGTCTGCCGCGACGTGACCCGCCAGTGCGAGCAGTACGTGCTGGCCAGCGCCGCCACGCTGCAAGTGGCCGTGCCCGGCCGCCGCACGCCGCAGCCGATGCAGCACACGCTGTGGCTCGCCGACCGCGACGGCATGCCGCTGGCCGCCACCGTGACCCCGACCGGCCGTGCCGGCCAGCCGTTGGGCGAGGCCGAGTCCGATGCCGCCAGCCTGCGCGCCGCCATGAGCGCCGCGCGCAAGGTGGTCAACCTGATCGATGCCGTACCGACCGCCGCCACGCTGGCACGCTGGCAGCAGGCCGGCGAGCGCTGGGTGGCCAGCGCGCGCAAGACCGCGCGCGTGGTCAGCGCCGGCGCCGCCTGGAAGCTCGATGCGCTGGCCGACACGCTGACCTTCCACGCCGTGGGCGAGGACACCGTGCGCGAGCGTGAAGCCGTGCGCTGGCTGGCCAGCGCCGAAGTGCGCGTGCCGGACAGCCCGGTGCGCGGCAAGGGCACGCCCGAAGGCGGCATCGATGCCTGCCTGGTGGTGGCCCGCCTGGCCGACCGCGCCACCGGCGAACTGCTGGATACCCGTTACCTGCTGTGCGACCCGGCGCTGGCGCAAGATGCCGCGCAGGTGGCGCGCTGGGCCTTGTGGACCGACGCAGCCGATGCGCGCCTGCGCACGCTGCGCCACGCCATCGACCACTTCGCCCAGGACGCCGAAAGCGGCCACGCCGCCGGCGCCGCGCTGGCCGCACTGCAGTTGGGCCTGGCGGTGCTGCGCCTGGAACACGCGCCGACCGCGGCCGCGCCCGCCTTCCTCGCGCGCCTGGCTGGCCGCACGGTGCGCCAGGGCGTGCCGGTGCCGGGCACGGTGCTCAATGAAGGCATGGGCCGCATGCTGGCATTGCTCGACGTGCTGGAAAACTATCCGGGCCGCGGCACCGCCGTGCCCGCTGAAGCGATGGAGGTGTTGCAGTGAGCGCCCTCGCCATGGACCAGGCCGAGAGCCTGCGCCGGATGCTGGCGCCGCGCACGACGCGCCGTATCGCCGTGGTCGCCAGCGAACGCGGTGCCGGCGCCACCACCGTGGCGCTGGGCTTGTCGCACGCGCTGGCCATGCAGGGCGAACGCGTGCTGCTGGTCGACGAAGACGCCGCCGCGGCGTGCGCCACGCGGCTGTCCGGCGCCAGGCCCGCCGGCACCCTGGCCGATGTCAGCGCAGGCCGCCTGTCGCTGGAAGCTGCTGCAGGCACCGGTCCCGGTGGCGTGCTGTCGGTGCTGCCGGCTGGCCGGCCTGTGCCGGGCTGCGCCTTGCCGGCTGCTGCCGCGAGCGGCTTTCGCAGCGTGCTGGTGGATGCCGGCGTCGATGCCGACGGCGCGCTGTCGCCGCTCGCGGGCGGCGCGCACAACGTGCTGATCGTGATGCGGCCTGAACTGGCGTCGATCACCGCCGCCTACGCGTGTATCAAGCGCCTGCACCACCTGTATGCCTGGCGCCAGTTCCACCTGATCGTCAACATGGCGGCGAGCGAGGCTACGGTGCAGGCGATCCTGCGCAACCTCGCGCGCACGGCCAGCCAGTACCTGGGCGTTGAGGCGTTGTGCGCGGGCTGGCTGCCATCCGACCCGCTGGTGGCGCGCGGCGTGCAACTGGGGCGCTGCGTGGTCGAGGCGTTTCCGGCGGCGCCGGCCACCACCGCGCTGCGCCGCACCGCCGGCAGCATCGGTGCCTGGCCGCTGCGCGCGGACACGTCCACCCCTGCTCCCGCACCCGCCATGGCCTGAGCCTGCCAGCCATGCCATCCAACCGAACCAGACCCTGAGCCAGCCCCCGCCGCACGTTGCGGCGGTCCAGCAATCCAGCATTCACGAGAATTGCACCATGTACACGATCCAGGGAAAGCTCGAACAGGCCGATGTGGTCAAGGCGCATGCACAGCTGGTGCGCCGCATCGCCCTGCAACTGGCCGCCAGGCTGCCTGCCAGCGTGCAGATCGACGACCTGATCCAGGCCGGCATGATCGGCCTGCTGGATGCCGCCAAGCGTTATGAAGACACCCACGGCGCGCGCTTCGAGACCTACGCCAGCCAGCGCATCCGCGGCGCCATGCTTGACGAGGTGCGCGCCAACGACTGGCAGTCGCGCAGCCTGCGCCAGTTCACCCGGCGCATCGAGCGCACGCAGCGCGGGCTGGAGCAGAAGCTCGGGCGCGCGCCGCTCGACTCCGAAGTGGCCGAGGCCATGGAGATGGCGCTGGACGAATACCAGCTGCTGCTCAATGAGGTCTATGGCTGCCAGCTGCTGCACTACGAGGATTTCGAGCGCTCCGGCGAAGAAGACTTCCTGGACCGGCACCTTGGCGGCAGCGATGACGGCAACCCGCTGACCGTGCTGATGGAAAGCGGCATGCGCGAGGCGCTGATCCGCGCCATCGACCGGCTGCCGGAGCGCGAGAAGCTGGTGCTGTCGCTGTGCTATGACCAGGAGCTGAACCTGCGCGAGATCGGCGCGGTGCTCGATGTGACCGAGTCGCGCGTGTGCCAGATCCGCGGCCAGGCGATCACGCGGCTGCGCAACCAGCTGCGCGGCTTGCTGTGATGCAGGCGCTGGGCCGCGCCGCGCGCGGCGCTTGCTGGCTGCTGGCTGCCGCATCGGCCTGCGCCTGGGCCGCCATCGAGGGCGGCACCCGCCACGCCTGGACCGGATCGGTCAACGGGCCGGCACTCCACGGCCGCGGACAGCGCGCGGTGTCGCCGCCGATCCTGCCCACCGGCGTCTTGCCGCAGTCAGAAGGGGTCATCACGTCGGTGCGCTGGCGCTACAGCTTCGCCAAGACCCCACCGCTGGAACTGCAAGCCTATCTCTGCAATGCCCAGCGCTGCGTGCTGCTGCCGCAGGCGGAAGGCAAGACCGATGCGTTCTTCGGGGATGATGCCACCAAGGGCTTTGTGTTTGCGTTCCGGGTGCCGGGGCAGGGCAGCCTGGTGCCGGTGCTGCAGGGGCGCAGCAATGAGGTGGTGGTGGGGTTTAGGTAGGAGTGAATGTTCCGTTCTTTCGTCACTTCTGAATAAGTGACGAAAGAACGGAACATCTGGCGATCGCCTCAACCCGCCGCCAGACTCACCCCACCAGCCCCGGCCGCCGCCTTCCCATCCTTCCCATACAACCCCGCATCCCCGCCACTATGCTGGCGCAGCGCCTGAATGGCTTCGCGGGTGAAATCGAGGTGGGCATTGACGACGGCGCCGTTCAGGGCGTTGCCGTCGCGCGCGGTGCGCGCGGCGAAGATCAGCTGGCGCCAGGCGTCGGCCACGGCCGGGTCGACCTGGCGGCCGAGCAGCTGGCCTTCGGGGCCGGCGCGCAGGCCAAGCGCGCCCATCTGGGCTTCGCGGGCCTTGAGCTGGCGGGACAGGGCCTGGCCCAGTTCAACCTTGCGCGTCAGCAGTCCGCTCAGGGACTGGAAGTCGCCCCGCTTGAGGGCGTCGCGCTCTTCGGCGAGGAGTTGGCCGAAGGCCTGGATGCCTTCGGTTTCGCGCTGCAGGGACTGGATCAGGCTCTGGTTCATTTGGGCTAGCGGGGTTCGGCCTGGCCAAGCTCGCGCAGGGTCGCGAGCAGGCCGTCGGCAATCTTGCCCGGGTCGATCCTGATCCGGCCCTCGGCGATGGCCTGGCGGATCTCTTCGACCTTGGCGGTGTCGATATCGTCGTCCGTGGGCTGCGTCAGGCGGGCGCTGATGTCGCGCACCTGGGCGGCCAGCGGGCTGACGCTCAGGCCGGCGGACGGCGCCGCGGCGCTGGCCGGCGCGGCCTGGGGCCGGGCGGCGGCAGCGTCCGCGGGGGCGTCGGCGGGCCGGGACGAGGCGGTGTGGTTGATCTTCACGGGGCGTTCCTTGCTGGTTTCCTATGGCATTACGGTAGCGCCGGCGAATTCTTTAGGGCGCTCGCCCCGATTTCGCCGCGCAGCGATGTCGGCGGCATTTTCGCATGCCGCCCGCCACGGGTTTGCAGTCTTTTGGCCACGATCAAGGCACTTTCGGCGGGCTACTGCAGCACCACGGTGTCGCCGCTGCGCACCAGCCCGTTGACCACCTGGCCGCTGCGCAGGCGCACCTGCACGGTGTTGCCAGTGGCGGCATCGGCCAGCACCTTGCCTTCGCTGGTGATCTGGAAGGCATCGCCTTCCACGGCCACGGTGACGGTCTGGCCCTGGCGCACGGCGATGGCCTTGCGCAGCAGGTCAGACCGTATCGGCGAGCCGGCGGCAATACGGTTGGCGGTGACCGCGCCGGCAAGCTGCGCCGGGTCGGTGATCACCGCGCGCGGCAGCGTGCCCAGGTCGCCCTGGCGGACTTCGATATCGGCCTGGCCGACCGGCTCGCCCGGGCCCAGCGCGCGCGCGGCGACGTAGTAATCGGTCAGCACCGACACGCGCGCCTGCATGTAGCGCACCCACGGCCGCTCGCCGCCGCAGCGCACGCCGACGGAGACGCGGCCCCAAGGCGACGTGCCGGCGGGCAGGAACGGGTCGGGCGCAAGGCAATCCGGCGCGCGCCCACCCGAAGGCGGCGCCACCTGCACGCTGACCTTGCCCGGCAGGCCGGCGGTCTGCTGCAGCAGGAAGCGTTCCACGGCAACGCGCGCGGGGTCTTCGGCAAAGGGGCTGGCAGCGGGGTTGGCAGCATAGGCAGCCTGCTGCTGGCCGTGCGCGGCCGCCGCCTGCATGGCGACGGGCATGACCTGCGCCGGCGCGGCACCGGCGGCGGCGGGCCCAAGCAGGCAGGCCGCCAGCAGGGCTTGCGCCAGGCTGCGGGCGTTGCGGCGATTCTGTTTCATCTGGACTTCCCGGCAAGATCGGCACGGCATGCACGGCATGCCTGGCGCACCGCCCCGTGACTGGCCGCGCGCCCCGTTTACATCTGTCATCGGGGTCCCATTGTAGGCAGCCCCTCGCGCGAGGGCGGGCCGAAATGCATGGATTTCCCGTCCTTATTCATCCGATTGGCGTGACAGGTCGCCGCCTAAGATGGCAACCCTGAAGAAGGTCGTTCGCTCCGTTCACGTGAGCAGGGAGATGCCAGATGATTGACAGACTCGACGCGGCACTACGTTTCCAGCAGGAAGCGCTGAGCCTGCGCAACCAGCGGCAGTCGGTGATTGCCTCCAACATCGCGCACGCGGACACGCCCGGCTACAAGGCGCGCGATTTTGATTTCTCCAGCACGCTGGCCCAAAGCGTCGAACGCGGCCATCGCAATGAGGGCATGTCGCTGTCCACCACCTCGGTGCGCCATCTGCCCGCGCAGGCCCCGGGGCGCGAGGAATTCGACCTGGCTTACCGCATCCCGCTGCAGTCCAGCGTCGACGGCAACACCGTGGAAATGGATGCCGAGCGCGTGGCCTTCGCCGACAACGCCGTGCACTTCGAGTCCGGCCTGACGGTGATGAATTCAAAGATCAAGACCATGCTGGCCGCCATCCAGCAATAGATCGAGCAGTAAGGGAGAGAGCGCATGCCGGCAATGAACATCTTCGACGTCGCGGGCTCGGCCATGGCCGCGCAGTCGCAGCGCATGAACGTGACCGCTTCCAACCTGGCCAACGCCGACAGCGTGGTCAGCCCCGACGGCCAGGCCTATCGCGCCAAGCAGGTCGTGTTCGGCATGGCGCCCACGCCGGGGCAGACGGACATCGGCGGCGTGCAGGTGCGAGGCGTGTCGGAAGACCCGTCGCCGCCGCGCATGGTGCACAACCCCACGCACCCCATGGCCAATGCCCAGGGCTACGTGGTGATGCCCAACGTCAACCCGGTGGAGGAGATGGTCAACATGATCTCGGCCTCGCGCTCCTACCAGGCCAACGTGGAAGTGCTCAATACCGCCAAGAACATGATGCTCAAGACGCTGACGATCGGCCAGTGACAAGCCTCGGCCTGTATCGGCAACGCCTCCACCAGCACGCACACAACGAACCGACATGACAACCACCTCCGCGGTAGGCAGCAACACCCAGGGCATCAACGACGCCCTCAAGAGCGGCAGCGCCAGCGCGTCCGAGCTGCAGAACAACTTCCTGACCATGCTCGTCACGCAGATGAACAACCAGGACCCGCTTAACCCGATGGACAACGCGCAGCTGACCTCGCAGCTGGCGCAGATCAGCACGGTCAGCGGCATGCAGACCATGAACGCGACGCTGTCGCAGTTGCTGTCGCAGGTCAGCGCCAGCCGCGCCATGGACTCCGCGGCGCTGATCGGCCATACCGTGATGGTGCCGGGCAAGCAGGTGTCGGTGGCAGGCGGCGTGCCGGGCAAGTTTGGCCTGGACCTGCCGTCGACCGCGGATGCGGTCACCGTCGACGTGCTCGACAAGGACGGCAACGTGGTGCGCACCATCGACATGAAGGGGCAGACCGCGGGCGTGCACAACGTCGCATGGGACGGCAAGAACAACGCCGGCGCGGCCGTGGCCGACGGCGACTACACCTTCAAGGTGACCGCCACCGCCAACGGCACCTCGGTGCAGCCGGTGGCGCTGGTCTACGGCAAGGTCCAGAGCATCAGCGGCGACGCCAGCGGCGTGCTGGTGGACCTGGGCGACGGACAGACCGCGAACGTCGACGACGTACGCCGCATTCTCTGAAACGCAGGTGCCGGCAGCGCACAGGCGCCGGCCGGCTTCAACGACCAAGCAAAAAGGAAGCAATCATGGGTTTCGGTCAAGGGGTAAGCGGCCTGAACGCCGCCGCGTCCAATCTGGACGTGATTGGCAACAACATCGCCAACGCCAACACGGTTGGCTACAAGCAATCGGCAGCGCAGTTTGCCGATGTCTACGCAGGCACCAAGATCGGCCTGGGCGTGCGCGTGAACTCGGTGGTGCAGTCGTTCAACCAGGGCAATATCGAAGCCTCAGGGCGCTCGCTGGATGTGGCTATCACCAACGGCAACGGCTTCTTCCGCCTGACCAGCCCGGAAGGCGCGGTCTACTACTCGCGCAACGGCCAGTTCCAGCGCCAGGAAGACGGCCGCATCACCAATATGCAGGGCCTGCAGGTGACCGGCTATCCGGCGGGCGTGGCCGGCGGCGCGGGCGTGCAGCCGCAGCCGCTGGTGATCAGCAACGCGCAGATGGAGCCCCGCGCTACCAGCAACATCACCGCCAAGTTCCAGCTTGACTCGCGCGCCACCGTGCCGACGCAGGCCTTCGCCAGCGCGGCCGGCTCGCCGCCGACCAGCAATATGTTCAACTACAGCACGGCGATCAACGTCTATGACTCGCTGGGCAACAAGCAGCAGCTGATGGCGTACTTCGCCAAGTCGGCGGGCGCCCCGACCGTCGCCGGTGGCACCGACTGGCGCATGTATGTGACCGACGTCAACGGCAATGCCGTCGGCGGCGCACCGGTCACACTCGCGTTCGACAACGCCGGCGCACTGCAATCGCCGGCGGCCGGCGCCATCACCCTGAGCCAGCCGGCCGCCAATGGCGCGCAGGCTATGGCGATGAAGCTGGACCTGACCGGCACCACCCAGTTCGGCGCCGACAACGACGTCAAGCAGCTCAGCCAGAACGGCTACACCTCGGGCAGCCTGCTGGGCTTCTCGGTCAATGGCGACGGCACCATCACCGGCAACTATTCCAACGAGCAGACCAAGCCGCTCGGCCAGATCGTGATGGCCGCATTCGGCAACGTCGAAGGCCTGAAGCCGGAGGGCGACAACGTGTGGTCGGCCACCGGCGCCTCCGGCCAGGCGCTGGTCGGCGTGGCCGGCGGCAGCATGGGCACGCTGCGCTCCAATGCGGTGGAAGCTTCCAACGTGGACCTGTCCGGCCAGCTGGTCAACCTGATCGTTGCGCAGCGCAACTACCAGGCCAATGCGCAGACCATCAAGGCGCAGGACACGGTCATGCAGACCCTGGTCAACCTGTGACCGCTACGCTGAGCTGAGCCGCCGCCATGGACCGCATGATCTACACCGCCCTGTCGGGCGCCAAGCAGATACTCGACCAGCAAGCGGCGGTATCGAACAACCTCGCCAACGTCTCCACGCCGGCCTTCCGCGCGCAGGTCAACCTGTACCGCGCGGTGCCGGTGGTCGGG harbors:
- a CDS encoding flagellar protein FlgN; its protein translation is MNQSLIQSLQRETEGIQAFGQLLAEERDALKRGDFQSLSGLLTRKVELGQALSRQLKAREAQMGALGLRAGPEGQLLGRQVDPAVADAWRQLIFAARTARDGNALNGAVVNAHLDFTREAIQALRQHSGGDAGLYGKDGKAAAGAGGVSLAAG
- the flgM gene encoding flagellar biosynthesis anti-sigma factor FlgM, with the protein product MKINHTASSRPADAPADAAAARPQAAPASAAAPSAGLSVSPLAAQVRDISARLTQPTDDDIDTAKVEEIRQAIAEGRIRIDPGKIADGLLATLRELGQAEPR
- the flgA gene encoding flagellar basal body P-ring formation chaperone FlgA, which gives rise to MKQNRRNARSLAQALLAACLLGPAAAGAAPAQVMPVAMQAAAAHGQQQAAYAANPAASPFAEDPARVAVERFLLQQTAGLPGKVSVQVAPPSGGRAPDCLAPDPFLPAGTSPWGRVSVGVRCGGERPWVRYMQARVSVLTDYYVAARALGPGEPVGQADIEVRQGDLGTLPRAVITDPAQLAGAVTANRIAAGSPIRSDLLRKAIAVRQGQTVTVAVEGDAFQITSEGKVLADAATGNTVQVRLRSGQVVNGLVRSGDTVVLQ
- the flgB gene encoding flagellar basal body rod protein FlgB — translated: MIDRLDAALRFQQEALSLRNQRQSVIASNIAHADTPGYKARDFDFSSTLAQSVERGHRNEGMSLSTTSVRHLPAQAPGREEFDLAYRIPLQSSVDGNTVEMDAERVAFADNAVHFESGLTVMNSKIKTMLAAIQQ
- the flgC gene encoding flagellar basal body rod protein FlgC, with the translated sequence MPAMNIFDVAGSAMAAQSQRMNVTASNLANADSVVSPDGQAYRAKQVVFGMAPTPGQTDIGGVQVRGVSEDPSPPRMVHNPTHPMANAQGYVVMPNVNPVEEMVNMISASRSYQANVEVLNTAKNMMLKTLTIGQ
- the flgD gene encoding flagellar hook assembly protein FlgD, whose protein sequence is MTTTSAVGSNTQGINDALKSGSASASELQNNFLTMLVTQMNNQDPLNPMDNAQLTSQLAQISTVSGMQTMNATLSQLLSQVSASRAMDSAALIGHTVMVPGKQVSVAGGVPGKFGLDLPSTADAVTVDVLDKDGNVVRTIDMKGQTAGVHNVAWDGKNNAGAAVADGDYTFKVTATANGTSVQPVALVYGKVQSISGDASGVLVDLGDGQTANVDDVRRIL
- the flgE gene encoding flagellar hook protein FlgE, giving the protein MGFGQGVSGLNAAASNLDVIGNNIANANTVGYKQSAAQFADVYAGTKIGLGVRVNSVVQSFNQGNIEASGRSLDVAITNGNGFFRLTSPEGAVYYSRNGQFQRQEDGRITNMQGLQVTGYPAGVAGGAGVQPQPLVISNAQMEPRATSNITAKFQLDSRATVPTQAFASAAGSPPTSNMFNYSTAINVYDSLGNKQQLMAYFAKSAGAPTVAGGTDWRMYVTDVNGNAVGGAPVTLAFDNAGALQSPAAGAITLSQPAANGAQAMAMKLDLTGTTQFGADNDVKQLSQNGYTSGSLLGFSVNGDGTITGNYSNEQTKPLGQIVMAAFGNVEGLKPEGDNVWSATGASGQALVGVAGGSMGTLRSNAVEASNVDLSGQLVNLIVAQRNYQANAQTIKAQDTVMQTLVNL